One segment of Anopheles stephensi strain Indian chromosome 3, UCI_ANSTEP_V1.0, whole genome shotgun sequence DNA contains the following:
- the LOC118508810 gene encoding angiotensin-converting enzyme-like isoform X3 — protein MMRHTFWCCLLVLLVNGSVIDRNRVWHEERSVWMYLNSIESATLRRTHRETVASWDYESNITEHTAEVSMKVALDNAAFWKEVARELRLYDYNSFKDADLKRRIKKLTDLGYAALDEPKFSQLVDAISRMQENYATAKVCQYQNASNCNFGLEPELTETLAKSRDPEELKYYWVQWHEVAGKPVRKDFDEYVALNREAAQLNNFTSGAEYWLDAYEDDTFEQQVDAAIEQIRPLYEQIHGYVRYKLRKHYGSEIVSEKGPIPIHLLGNMWGQTWDNIADITTPFPNKKLLDVTEEMVRQGYTAVKMFEMGDQFFQSLNMTKLPPTFWEKSILEKPNDGRELVCHASAWDFYKKDDVRIKQCTRINMEDFFTVHHELGHIQYYLQYQHLPSVYREGANPGFHEAVGDVLSLSVSTPKHLEKIGLLKDFILDEESKLNQFYQAGLSKLVFLPFAYTLDKYRWEIFRGDVKPEHYNCKFWEMRSKYSGLEPPVERGESDFDAAAKYHVSADVEYLRYFVSYIVQFQFHRAACEKAGQYVKGDPEKTLNNCDIYQSAEAGNALKAMLAMGSSKPWPDAMEVLTGQRKMSADALIEYFKPLYDWLVKENKALGAFVGWEEKLKCKSS, from the exons ATGATGAGGCACACTTTTTGGTGCTGTCTGCTAGTGCTGCTAGTGAACGGAAGTGTGATCGATCGCAACCGTGTATGGCACGAGGAACGATCGGTTTGGATGTACCTGAACTCGATCGAATCGGCAACATTGCGACGCACGCACCGCGAAACCGTTGCGTCGTGGGATTACGAATCGAACATCACCGAACATACGGCGGAAGTTTCGATGAAGGTGGCACTGGACAATGCAGCATTTTGGAAG GAAGTGGCCCGCGAGTTACGGCTGTACGATTATAACAGCTTCAAGGATGCCGATCTGAAGCGTCGTATCAAGAAGCTTACCGATCTGGGATATGCGGCGCTTGATGAGCCAAAGTTTTCCCAGCTCGTCGATGCCATCTCGCGCATGCAGGAGAACTATGCCACGGCGAAGGTGTGCCAGTATCAGAACGCGTCAAACTGTAACTTTGGGCTGGAACCGGAGCTGACGGAGACGCTGGCGAAGAGCCGCGATCCGGAGGAGCTTAAGTACTACTGGGTGCAATGGCACGAGGTTGCTGGTAAGCCGGTACGGAAGGACTTTGATGAGTATGTGGCGCTGAACCGAGAAGCAGCTCAGCTAAACA ACTTCACCTCAGGTGCTGAGTATTGGTTGGACGCGTACGAGGATGATACGTTCGAGCAACAGGTTGACGCTGCGATCGAACAGATCCGTCCACTGTACGAACAGATCCATGGTTACGTTCGATACAAGCTAAGGAAGCACTACGGCAGTGAGATCGTATCGGAGAAGGGTCCGATTCCGATTCATCTGCTCGGTAACATGTGGGGACAAACCTGGGATAACATTGCCGATATCACGACTCCCTTCCCGAACAAGAAGCTGCTGGATGTTACCGAAGAGATGGTTCGCCAGGGTTACACTGCAGTGAAGATGTTCGAGATGGGCGATCAGTTCTTCCAGTCGTTGAACATGACCAAGCTGCCACC CACCTTCTGGGAGAAGAGTATTTTGGAAAAACCGAACGATGGTCGCGAGCTGGTGTGCCACGCTAGTGCATGGGACTTCTACAAGAAGGATGACGTACGCATCAAGCAGTGCACACGCATCAACATGGAGGACTTCTTTACGGTGCATCACGAGCTGGGACACATCCAGTACTATCTGCAATATCAGCATCTGCCGAGCGTGTACCGTGAAGGAGCCAACCCTGGTTTCCATGAGGCCGTTGGTGATGTACTGTCGCTTTCCGTTTCCACTCCGAAGCATCTGGAAAAGATCGGACTCCTGAAGGACTTTATACTGGACGAGGAATCGAAGCTGAACCAGTTCTATCAAGCAGGTCTGTCGAAGCTGGTGTTCCTGCCGTTCGCTTACACACTGGACAAATATCGCTGGGAAATATTCCGTGGTGATGTCAAGCCGGAACATTACAACTGTAAGTTCTGGGAGATGCGCTCGAAGTACTCCGGCCTGGAGCCACCGGTTGAAAGAGGCGAGAGCGATTTTGATGCTGCGGCGAAGTATCACGTGTCGGCCGATGTTGAGTACCTGCGATACTTTGTGTCGTACATCGTGCAGTTCCAGTTCCATCGGGCTGCTTGTGAGAAGGCTGGCCAGTACGTGAAGGGTGATCCGGAGAAGACGCTTAACAATTGCGATATCTATCAGAGCGCTGAGGCTGGTAATGCGCTGAAGGCGATGTTGGCGATGGGATCCTCGAAGCCGTGGCCAGATGCGATGGAAGTGCTGACCGGGCAGCGCAAGATGAGTGCGGATGCGTTGATCGAATACTTTAAACCACTGTACGATTGGTTGGTGAAGGAGAACAAAGCCCTAGGGGCGTTTGTTGGATGGGAGGAAAAACTTA AGTGCAAATCATCGTAA